In Opitutaceae bacterium TAV5, one genomic interval encodes:
- a CDS encoding ABC transporter permease: MNDHQQTGARRGDWVSAFQFFSVSAFCWIVLAIQLLWVVYPMAWMVASSFKTDEAIFRDAFAFPALDALATENYANAWSGARFGDYFVNSVLVTASSVALILLFGSMAAYALARFYHLAGRAVFWLFLAGLMIPVQLSIVPLFFELRALGLLDSLPGLVLVYTANGLPFAVFILAGFFRGLPRTLYEAAVVDGCGEAGAFWRVMLPLARPGLATVAIFQFIGIWKEYFFAFMLASGGDAGGAGARTLPLGLANLAITAQYRSDYGMLFAGLVMVTVPILAIYILLQKHLVKGITAGAVKG; the protein is encoded by the coding sequence ATGAACGATCACCAACAAACAGGCGCACGCCGGGGGGATTGGGTTTCAGCGTTTCAGTTTTTCAGCGTTTCAGCTTTCTGCTGGATCGTCCTGGCGATCCAGCTCCTCTGGGTCGTCTATCCGATGGCATGGATGGTGGCGTCGTCGTTCAAGACCGACGAGGCGATCTTCCGCGATGCGTTCGCATTCCCGGCGCTCGATGCGCTGGCGACGGAAAACTACGCGAATGCATGGAGCGGCGCGCGCTTCGGCGACTATTTTGTCAACTCCGTGCTGGTGACGGCGTCGAGCGTGGCGCTGATCCTGCTCTTCGGCTCGATGGCGGCGTACGCGCTGGCGCGGTTCTATCATCTGGCGGGGCGGGCGGTGTTCTGGCTGTTTCTGGCGGGGCTGATGATCCCGGTGCAGCTTTCGATCGTGCCGCTGTTTTTCGAGCTGCGGGCGCTGGGGTTGCTGGATTCGCTGCCGGGGCTGGTGCTGGTTTACACGGCCAATGGGCTGCCGTTTGCCGTGTTCATTCTCGCCGGGTTTTTCCGCGGTTTGCCCCGCACGCTCTACGAGGCGGCGGTGGTGGACGGGTGCGGCGAGGCGGGCGCATTCTGGCGCGTGATGCTGCCGCTGGCGAGGCCGGGCCTGGCGACGGTGGCGATTTTCCAGTTCATCGGTATCTGGAAGGAGTATTTTTTTGCGTTCATGCTGGCGAGCGGCGGCGACGCCGGCGGGGCGGGTGCGCGCACGTTGCCGCTCGGATTGGCGAATCTCGCGATCACGGCCCAGTACCGGAGCGATTACGGCATGCTGTTCGCCGGGCTCGTCATGGTGACGGTGCCGATCCTCGCAATCTACATTCTGTTGCAGAAACACCTCGTCAAGGGCATCACCGCCGGGGCAGTGAAGGGGTGA
- a CDS encoding N-terminal cleavage protein yields MNLSAPRSIVVSRRAFTLVELLTVITIIGILAGILIPAVSRVRLQAKIAVGRSNLRACVQGALIYATDHKGELPPVSITSAVYNSAWLYCDKEIRNLGHLLEEGIITDPGVFYNPTWDANDARGYKPDNWANGWAGRGNTNINSSFATRLTPNYWPGTPASKILRHAEYIDKVIYTDYFPRGLEGSSKPVNGSQGFNIAFGNGSVRWAKGGPLARKVYSSMNTSEYLAVFNEFDTLRE; encoded by the coding sequence ATGAACCTCTCTGCCCCTCGCTCCATCGTCGTCAGCCGGCGCGCTTTCACGCTCGTCGAACTGCTCACCGTCATTACCATCATCGGCATCCTGGCCGGGATTCTCATCCCGGCTGTCAGCCGTGTCCGCCTGCAGGCCAAAATCGCCGTCGGCCGCAGCAACCTCCGCGCCTGTGTGCAGGGTGCCCTCATCTATGCCACCGATCACAAAGGGGAGCTTCCCCCGGTCAGTATCACGAGCGCCGTTTACAACTCGGCATGGCTTTATTGTGACAAGGAGATCCGCAACCTCGGCCATCTCCTCGAGGAGGGCATCATTACCGATCCCGGGGTATTCTACAATCCCACCTGGGATGCGAATGATGCCCGTGGATACAAACCGGACAACTGGGCCAACGGATGGGCGGGCAGGGGAAACACCAACATCAACAGTTCGTTCGCCACACGCCTTACCCCCAATTACTGGCCCGGCACTCCCGCCAGCAAAATCCTCCGTCACGCCGAGTATATCGACAAGGTCATCTATACCGATTATTTCCCCCGGGGCCTTGAGGGATCGAGCAAACCCGTCAACGGCAGCCAGGGCTTCAATATCGCTTTCGGCAACGGCTCCGTCCGCTGGGCCAAGGGAGGTCCGCTTGCGCGCAAGGTGTACAGTTCGATGAACACCAGCGAGTACCTGGCAGTCTTTAACGAATTCGACACCCTCCGCGAATAA
- a CDS encoding dihydrodipicolinate synthetase translates to MNLIAAPFTPLAPDGSLNLSVIAPYAARLRKDGVAGVFICGTTGEGLSLTNAERKQVAEAWRAAIAGDTQTGKKLTLIVHVGHTSIADARDLAAHAEKIGADGIAAIGPVYFAPSSDAALIETNRRIAAAAPATPFYYYHMPSMSRASAPVSRWIAQMAAAVPTFRGVKFTYEDLDDYASALAWARARTKETGNEHEVFFGRDEKLLAALKLGATGAVGSTYNFAAPLYLAIARAHAAGDLAEAERLQAFCTQAIDIIVRHGGLPAIKATLALAGIDCGPMRVPLAMPDKPAVAALEKELGEIGYFEAIRRP, encoded by the coding sequence ATGAACCTCATTGCCGCTCCCTTCACGCCGCTCGCTCCCGACGGCTCGCTCAATCTCTCCGTCATCGCGCCCTACGCCGCCCGCCTTCGCAAGGACGGCGTGGCCGGCGTTTTCATCTGCGGCACGACCGGCGAGGGCCTCTCGCTCACCAACGCCGAGCGCAAGCAGGTCGCCGAGGCCTGGCGCGCCGCCATCGCCGGTGACACGCAGACCGGAAAAAAGCTCACTCTCATCGTGCACGTGGGTCACACGTCCATCGCCGATGCGCGCGACCTCGCCGCGCATGCCGAAAAGATCGGAGCCGACGGCATCGCCGCGATCGGTCCGGTTTATTTCGCGCCCTCGTCCGACGCCGCCCTGATCGAAACGAATCGCCGGATCGCCGCCGCCGCGCCCGCCACGCCGTTCTATTATTACCACATGCCGTCGATGAGCCGTGCCAGCGCGCCGGTGAGCCGCTGGATCGCGCAGATGGCCGCCGCCGTGCCGACCTTTCGCGGCGTGAAATTCACCTACGAGGATCTCGACGACTACGCTTCCGCTCTCGCCTGGGCGCGCGCCCGCACGAAGGAAACCGGCAACGAACACGAGGTGTTTTTTGGCCGCGACGAAAAGCTCCTCGCCGCGCTCAAACTCGGCGCCACCGGCGCGGTCGGCAGCACCTACAACTTTGCCGCGCCGCTTTACCTCGCTATCGCTCGCGCCCATGCTGCTGGCGACCTTGCCGAGGCGGAGCGCCTGCAAGCCTTCTGCACGCAGGCGATCGACATCATCGTCCGCCACGGCGGCCTCCCCGCGATCAAGGCCACGCTTGCGCTTGCTGGCATCGACTGCGGACCCATGCGCGTGCCGCTCGCAATGCCCGACAAACCGGCGGTCGCCGCCCTCGAAAAGGAACTCGGCGAGATCGGCTACTTCGAGGCGATCAGGCGCCCGTGA
- a CDS encoding glycoside hydrolase family 42 has product MSDPFRHPSAPASGFVFSRPALPALAFFLLAGVAVPAAAQVAAVQDIDANARSAPAPGEPRSVNIAETLTLAEYDPAAAAALPLRLSRGVSQKITAPTLARPDVSRVHKITTDGKWAILYLPGEYPIEGATLTLDYYVPEHSALRSFTTNEKQRYKATRAIGKGRWTRVSIDFADMVGGDLWRLQSLRSITDPTLTFTSGGGIDVEIARLAITRRPAMPLPVPRVIRSRHPEAPQVFTREIEIGAVDADAWCQLMADGDFVLTVNGREAGRGGDNAVDTARWPSGGRFMALAKEIPVGEYLVPGRNLLRVAITSQTLAPELVLAFGWQEGDHRHVVVSDASWATVVPSGGGAPVEDLGSLPAKEAGRFNRAVDIFPLLVPRPWDTRNYVAAPLADFPPVEHTAAALRPRIVPGAWSARNLGPRWSLVDPAGAPFFLLAAQTDMILPRWAYRYSKHLYNTWETEAAWAAHDVAAMRRLGFNTLAVSLHAAHYQHGETLGMPSFRNLDIAMRAGGPRLRANDGRQSKMPDPFDPTWRANLTAYLEKTAAEWKDQAVTGVFIDNELDLDGALHCASITGDAFSDAAGKKFVTWLRTRYRTIDDLNRAWFGSAAHAAANEPSKKLAGFDDILVKKPAPPREKSTGLNHTKKSPAAGAPAMERDYYDFAMLTVKEFADCVLAEVRRTMPGKLVASNRFMGGATAEVLAAWKDYDIIAWNAYPMDRWDTGEYTDIQLDRMKLAHRVTGKPVIVTEFGIQSLDSGVPSPTAKLATQKRRGEEYGKILDQLLRECPFIVGLVPFGWMDSTEGERANWGMVSPDGQPYRDYLEGLAAAHRKLDRTLGPDLIAK; this is encoded by the coding sequence ATGTCCGACCCGTTCCGTCATCCGTCCGCTCCCGCATCCGGGTTTGTCTTTTCACGACCCGCCCTGCCTGCGCTCGCGTTCTTCCTGCTCGCCGGCGTCGCCGTGCCTGCCGCCGCCCAGGTGGCGGCTGTCCAGGACATCGACGCCAACGCCAGAAGTGCTCCGGCCCCCGGCGAACCGCGTTCGGTCAACATCGCCGAAACCCTGACGCTCGCCGAGTATGACCCTGCCGCCGCCGCGGCCCTACCCCTGCGCCTCTCTCGCGGTGTCAGCCAGAAAATCACCGCCCCGACCTTGGCGCGGCCCGATGTTTCCCGTGTCCACAAAATCACTACGGACGGGAAGTGGGCCATCCTCTACCTTCCCGGCGAATATCCGATCGAGGGCGCCACACTCACTCTCGACTATTACGTCCCCGAACATTCCGCGCTCCGCTCCTTCACCACCAACGAAAAACAGCGCTACAAGGCCACCCGCGCCATCGGCAAGGGACGCTGGACCCGCGTTTCCATCGACTTTGCCGACATGGTCGGCGGCGACCTCTGGCGCCTGCAAAGCCTGCGCTCCATCACCGACCCCACGCTTACGTTCACCAGCGGCGGCGGCATCGACGTCGAGATCGCTCGCCTCGCCATTACCCGCCGCCCCGCCATGCCACTTCCCGTCCCCCGTGTCATTCGCTCGCGCCATCCCGAGGCGCCGCAGGTCTTTACCCGGGAGATCGAGATCGGCGCCGTGGATGCGGATGCCTGGTGCCAGCTCATGGCCGACGGGGATTTCGTGCTCACCGTCAACGGCCGCGAAGCCGGCCGCGGCGGCGACAACGCCGTCGACACCGCGCGCTGGCCGAGCGGCGGCCGCTTCATGGCTCTTGCGAAGGAAATCCCCGTCGGCGAATACCTCGTCCCGGGCAGGAACCTTCTCCGGGTTGCGATCACCTCGCAAACCCTCGCGCCCGAACTCGTGCTCGCGTTCGGCTGGCAGGAGGGCGACCATCGCCATGTTGTTGTCAGCGATGCCTCCTGGGCCACGGTCGTGCCATCCGGCGGCGGCGCCCCGGTCGAGGATCTCGGCAGTCTCCCTGCCAAAGAAGCCGGCAGGTTCAATCGCGCCGTGGACATCTTTCCCCTGCTCGTCCCCAGGCCGTGGGATACCCGGAACTACGTCGCCGCTCCTCTCGCCGATTTCCCGCCAGTGGAGCACACTGCGGCCGCCCTGCGCCCGCGCATCGTTCCCGGCGCGTGGAGCGCACGCAACCTCGGCCCGCGCTGGAGCCTCGTCGATCCGGCCGGCGCGCCTTTTTTCCTCCTCGCCGCCCAGACCGACATGATTCTCCCGCGCTGGGCGTATCGATATTCCAAACACCTCTACAACACCTGGGAAACCGAAGCCGCCTGGGCGGCGCACGACGTCGCCGCCATGCGCCGCCTCGGATTCAACACCCTCGCCGTCTCCCTGCACGCTGCGCACTACCAGCACGGCGAGACGCTCGGCATGCCCTCCTTCCGCAACCTCGACATCGCGATGCGCGCCGGCGGTCCCCGCCTCCGCGCCAACGACGGCAGACAATCCAAAATGCCCGACCCCTTCGACCCCACCTGGCGCGCCAACCTCACCGCCTACCTCGAAAAAACCGCCGCCGAATGGAAAGACCAGGCCGTCACCGGCGTATTCATCGACAACGAACTCGACCTCGACGGCGCCCTCCACTGCGCCTCCATCACCGGCGACGCATTTTCCGACGCCGCCGGCAAAAAATTCGTCACCTGGCTCCGCACCCGTTACCGCACCATCGACGACCTCAACCGCGCCTGGTTCGGCTCCGCCGCCCATGCCGCCGCAAACGAACCCTCAAAAAAACTCGCCGGCTTCGACGACATTCTTGTCAAAAAACCCGCCCCCCCTCGCGAAAAATCCACGGGACTCAACCACACTAAAAAATCCCCCGCCGCCGGCGCCCCCGCGATGGAGCGCGACTATTACGATTTCGCCATGCTCACGGTAAAGGAGTTTGCCGACTGCGTCCTCGCCGAAGTCCGCCGCACCATGCCCGGCAAGCTCGTTGCCAGCAACCGCTTCATGGGCGGCGCCACCGCCGAAGTCCTCGCCGCGTGGAAAGACTACGACATCATCGCCTGGAACGCCTACCCCATGGACCGCTGGGACACCGGCGAATACACCGACATCCAGCTTGACCGCATGAAGCTCGCGCACCGCGTCACCGGAAAGCCGGTGATTGTAACCGAATTTGGGATACAATCCCTCGATTCCGGCGTTCCCAGCCCCACGGCCAAGCTCGCCACGCAGAAGCGCCGCGGCGAGGAGTACGGAAAAATCCTCGATCAACTCCTCCGCGAATGCCCCTTCATCGTCGGCCTGGTTCCCTTTGGCTGGATGGATTCCACCGAAGGCGAGCGTGCCAACTGGGGCATGGTCAGCCCCGACGGGCAACCGTACCGCGACTACCTCGAAGGTCTTGCCGCCGCCCACCGGAAACTGGACCGCACACTCGGTCCCGACCTCATCGCCAAATAA
- a CDS encoding ABC transporter substrate-binding protein — protein MVRLVAVVICVCGALAWSSAVARADAATRTEDVVLDVPVLVAGYGAAFFEQVAREFEALRPGVRVRLHGDPRISDKVRIRVMAGDYPDATDAVLLYPNLIAAGRILDLAPYLDGPNWEGDARWRDTFLPDVLGRWTVQASSSVRGSEFGVQGSGSGNAASGDAASPSETLDSKPQTLNSSSVYGLPFAHAVWTLFYNKQLFREHGWEPAQTWDEFFALCEKIEAAGIAPVALPGVFMRYGDAFLRAAHYNLVGPDGYRAYLELAPGARSDPRFVRAAGVLQRVSTRYLVRGWEGMSHTAAQLEFIEGRAAMAVSASWFVNEMRGRLPEGFGLGVMNFPVFAEAERGAGGTPAPQSGADTLQAQSGYYFLFKTGDPERERAAVDFFRYLTSREVARRFARQIDSPVALRAVRAEDYSPWMRDTAVLIEHAATSGAGSFDAAPATSAAFQAMMNQALTDARYRLMTGRITPEEFGERLEAAAATERARLADPDRVEVRHGWAAAGLLLLVAGLAGWIGWGGGWPKRWQRQRGRKSGAAAFLPLRRRKASPDSGNLNGMAHSQDVSTKGEARGASSQRQECRRSGMSAPPGFLGHLRLRFAAGFVGPAFLLFAAFVLAPGVVSLAWALTRWDGFGERSWAGLFNFRWLLLESDVFWFALRNNLYLMLVPALVVVPAALFFAVLIHRGVWGARVFRVVFLFPNLLGGVAATLLWMAAYDPRGGIVNAGLVACGRWLAAAGAPDALAGWFLGFEGFAWLAQGHLYGALIPIYLWMACGFNLVLYLAAMESIPAELYEAAEIDGASPARQFFSVTLPLIREVLVISAVFLVIGGLNAFELVWLLTSQDPASGSHTLGTLMVSTMFQEFQIGRATAIAVVMFVLVLVGSAAVMRAMRENAES, from the coding sequence ATGGTTCGCCTGGTTGCCGTTGTTATCTGTGTCTGCGGAGCGCTCGCGTGGAGCAGCGCGGTCGCGCGCGCGGACGCGGCGACGCGGACGGAGGACGTGGTGCTCGATGTTCCGGTGCTGGTGGCCGGATACGGGGCGGCGTTTTTTGAACAGGTGGCGCGCGAGTTCGAGGCGTTGCGGCCGGGCGTGCGCGTGCGGCTGCACGGCGATCCGAGGATCAGCGACAAGGTGCGCATTCGTGTGATGGCGGGGGACTACCCGGACGCGACGGATGCGGTGCTGCTGTATCCGAATCTGATCGCCGCCGGCCGGATTCTCGATCTCGCGCCGTACCTCGACGGGCCGAACTGGGAAGGCGATGCGCGCTGGCGCGACACGTTTTTGCCCGACGTGCTCGGACGCTGGACGGTGCAAGCATCGTCCAGCGTCCGCGGTTCGGAGTTCGGAGTACAGGGTTCAGGATCGGGAAATGCTGCGAGCGGGGATGCGGCTTCGCCGTCCGAAACTCTAGACTCCAAACCCCAAACCCTGAACTCCTCTTCCGTTTACGGCCTGCCGTTTGCCCACGCGGTCTGGACGCTGTTTTACAACAAACAGCTTTTCCGCGAGCATGGCTGGGAACCGGCGCAAACCTGGGACGAGTTTTTCGCGCTATGCGAAAAGATCGAGGCAGCCGGCATCGCGCCGGTCGCGCTGCCCGGTGTTTTCATGCGTTACGGCGACGCATTTCTGCGAGCGGCGCATTACAACCTTGTCGGACCGGACGGGTATCGCGCGTATCTGGAACTCGCGCCGGGGGCGCGGAGTGATCCGCGTTTTGTCCGGGCGGCCGGGGTGTTGCAGCGTGTTTCGACGCGCTACCTGGTGCGCGGCTGGGAGGGGATGTCGCATACGGCCGCCCAGCTCGAATTTATCGAGGGACGGGCGGCGATGGCGGTGTCGGCCTCATGGTTCGTCAACGAAATGCGCGGGCGGCTGCCGGAAGGGTTCGGGTTGGGGGTGATGAACTTTCCGGTGTTTGCGGAGGCGGAAAGGGGCGCGGGCGGGACGCCCGCGCCACAATCAGGGGCGGATACGTTGCAGGCGCAGAGCGGGTATTATTTTTTGTTCAAAACGGGAGATCCGGAACGGGAGCGGGCGGCGGTCGATTTTTTCCGTTACCTGACGTCGCGCGAGGTGGCGCGGCGATTCGCCCGCCAGATCGATTCGCCGGTGGCGTTGCGTGCGGTGCGGGCGGAGGATTATTCGCCGTGGATGCGCGACACGGCGGTCCTGATCGAGCACGCGGCGACGTCGGGCGCGGGGAGTTTTGACGCGGCGCCGGCCACGAGCGCGGCATTTCAGGCGATGATGAATCAGGCGCTGACCGATGCGCGTTACCGGCTGATGACGGGGCGGATCACTCCGGAGGAGTTTGGCGAGCGGCTGGAGGCTGCGGCGGCGACCGAGCGGGCGCGGCTGGCCGATCCGGATCGTGTGGAGGTGCGGCACGGGTGGGCGGCGGCGGGGCTTTTGTTGTTGGTGGCGGGGCTGGCGGGGTGGATCGGGTGGGGAGGGGGGTGGCCGAAAAGGTGGCAAAGGCAGAGGGGGCGCAAGTCTGGAGCGGCGGCATTCCTGCCGCTGCGACGACGCAAAGCGTCGCCCGATTCGGGGAATTTGAACGGGATGGCGCATTCGCAAGATGTTTCGACAAAGGGCGAGGCGCGTGGCGCCTCGTCGCAGCGGCAGGAATGCCGCCGCTCCGGGATGTCCGCCCCGCCAGGCTTTCTCGGGCATCTGCGGTTGCGCTTTGCGGCCGGGTTCGTGGGACCCGCGTTTTTGTTGTTTGCGGCGTTCGTGCTCGCGCCGGGCGTGGTGTCGCTGGCGTGGGCGCTGACGCGGTGGGACGGATTCGGCGAGCGCTCGTGGGCCGGCCTGTTCAATTTCAGATGGCTGCTGCTGGAGAGCGACGTATTCTGGTTCGCATTACGCAACAATCTTTACCTCATGCTGGTGCCGGCGCTGGTGGTGGTGCCGGCGGCGTTGTTTTTCGCGGTGCTCATCCATCGCGGCGTGTGGGGCGCCCGGGTGTTTCGCGTGGTGTTCCTGTTTCCCAATCTGCTCGGCGGAGTCGCGGCGACGTTGTTGTGGATGGCGGCCTACGATCCGCGCGGCGGCATCGTCAACGCGGGGCTGGTGGCATGCGGGCGCTGGCTGGCGGCGGCAGGCGCGCCGGATGCCCTCGCCGGATGGTTTCTCGGGTTCGAGGGGTTCGCGTGGCTGGCGCAGGGACATCTCTACGGGGCGCTGATCCCGATCTACCTGTGGATGGCGTGCGGATTCAATCTGGTGCTTTACCTGGCGGCGATGGAGTCGATCCCGGCGGAGCTTTACGAGGCGGCGGAGATCGACGGGGCGTCGCCGGCGCGGCAGTTTTTTTCGGTAACACTGCCGCTGATACGCGAGGTGCTCGTCATCTCGGCGGTGTTTCTGGTGATCGGCGGACTCAACGCGTTCGAACTGGTGTGGCTGCTCACGTCGCAGGACCCGGCGAGCGGGTCGCATACGCTGGGCACGTTGATGGTCTCGACGATGTTCCAGGAATTCCAGATCGGGCGGGCGACGGCCATCGCGGTCGTCATGTTCGTGCTGGTGCTGGTCGGCAGCGCGGCGGTGATGCGGGCGATGAGGGAAAATGCTGAAAGCTGA
- a CDS encoding alpha,alpha-trehalase, translating to MQLTIDEPSATTVIPPAPHLSTTPASARLERFIATEWECTLRIPAATPTDPATLGLASLPRPFVVPCADEGFRSFFYWDSCYASIGLLLQGRIREVVDVAENMRWLVNRLGYVPNQYEAGQLFRSQPPHYALVVSMLVSAAPGALSPDGLAAHLEALTAEYAFWSTLRAAPDLRYRGLNRYGHHAHPEELAAFGEMIAGRVPPWPDDPQARLVAIAHHLAEAESGWDFTTRFGGRCMDHLPVDLNALLFAHETVCADLARRTGDEAAAALWTTRAVSRREHMNAVLWCPEAGAFVDRDMAGDRLSPALTAASFYPLWAGVATPAQAVATAGRLLAALETGHALRTTCPASGDAPGLQWDSPNAWPPLQAAAVLGLLRYGLEADACRLARKWARTGERVFERTGKLWEKYNALTGDIDVRDEYPMPSMMGWSAGAWLLCHRVASGDIDAATSFFPSALVD from the coding sequence ATGCAACTCACCATCGACGAACCGTCCGCCACCACCGTCATTCCCCCCGCCCCGCATCTCTCCACCACTCCGGCGTCCGCCAGGCTTGAACGCTTTATCGCCACCGAGTGGGAGTGCACTCTGCGCATCCCCGCCGCCACCCCCACCGATCCGGCGACCCTTGGCCTGGCATCGCTCCCTCGGCCCTTCGTTGTCCCCTGCGCGGACGAAGGCTTCCGCTCCTTCTTTTACTGGGATTCTTGCTACGCCAGCATCGGCCTCCTCCTCCAGGGCCGCATCCGCGAAGTGGTCGATGTCGCCGAAAACATGCGCTGGCTCGTCAACCGCCTCGGGTATGTCCCCAACCAGTACGAAGCCGGACAACTTTTCCGCAGCCAGCCCCCGCACTACGCGCTCGTCGTTTCCATGCTCGTGTCCGCCGCGCCCGGCGCGCTTTCGCCCGACGGTCTCGCCGCCCATCTCGAGGCGTTGACCGCCGAATATGCGTTCTGGTCGACGCTTCGCGCGGCTCCCGATTTGCGATATCGCGGCCTCAACCGCTACGGCCACCACGCCCATCCTGAAGAACTGGCCGCCTTCGGCGAAATGATCGCCGGCCGCGTGCCTCCCTGGCCCGACGATCCGCAGGCGCGGCTCGTCGCCATCGCCCATCACCTTGCGGAGGCCGAGAGCGGCTGGGATTTTACCACGCGTTTCGGCGGACGCTGCATGGATCACCTGCCGGTTGACCTGAACGCGCTTCTTTTTGCCCACGAAACCGTCTGTGCCGACCTCGCCCGCCGCACGGGAGACGAGGCTGCCGCCGCGCTCTGGACAACCCGGGCCGTATCACGCCGCGAACACATGAACGCCGTCCTCTGGTGCCCGGAGGCCGGTGCATTTGTCGATCGCGACATGGCCGGCGACCGCCTTTCTCCGGCACTGACCGCCGCCTCGTTTTATCCGCTCTGGGCGGGTGTCGCCACGCCGGCCCAGGCCGTCGCGACCGCGGGACGTCTTCTCGCCGCGCTCGAAACCGGTCATGCCCTTCGGACAACCTGTCCGGCTTCCGGCGATGCGCCCGGTCTGCAATGGGATTCTCCCAACGCGTGGCCGCCACTCCAGGCGGCGGCGGTGCTCGGTCTGCTGCGATACGGGCTCGAGGCCGACGCCTGTCGCCTCGCCCGGAAATGGGCGCGGACCGGCGAGCGCGTTTTTGAACGGACCGGAAAACTCTGGGAAAAGTACAACGCCCTCACCGGTGACATCGACGTGCGCGACGAGTATCCTATGCCGAGCATGATGGGCTGGTCGGCGGGCGCCTGGCTGTTGTGCCATCGGGTGGCCTCCGGCGATATTGATGCCGCGACCTCCTTTTTCCCGTCTGCGCTTGTGGATTGA